Within the Dechloromonas denitrificans genome, the region CGATAAGCCGGGCCAGATGCTCGCGCCGGGCGGCAAACATCAGCAAGGTTTCGGTTTCGAGGTGCATCGGTTCGTTCAGCAGCAGCGCCCGCAATTTCTCGCCGAGTTCAGTTCCGCCCGGTTCGCGCGTCACATGAACCACCAAACCACGCGCCCGCAGGCTTTCGGCCAGCCATTCGACATGACTGCTCTTGCCGGCACCATCGATGCCTTCGAAAGTGATGAATTTACCTTTCACTTCCCCCCCTTTTGAAATTTATTAACTGCACTATTGTGCTCGTCTAGCGTGCGTGAAAATTCGCTACTGCCATCGCCCCGGGCGACGAAATACAGCGCATCGGAAGCGGCCGGGTGCAGCGCGGCGCGCAGCGAAGCCAGACCCGGCATGGCAATCGGCGTCGGCGGCAAGCCGGCCCGCGTGTAAGTATTGTACGGCGTGTCGGTCTGCAGATCCCGTTTGCGCAAGTTGCCGTCGAAACTTTCGCCGACGCCGTAAATCACCGTCGGATCGGTCTGCAATGCCATGCCCTTGCGCAGCCGATTGACGAACACCGCGGCAACCTGCGTCCGATCCGACTCCCGGCCGGTTTCCTTTTCGATGATCGAGGCCATCACCAGCGCATCGTGCGGCGACCGGTAAGGCAGGTTGTCCGCCCGCCCGGCCCATTCCTCATCCAGCCGGCGCTGCATGGCACGGATGGCGCGGGCCAGCAACTCCAGATCGCTGGATTGCTTGTCGAACAGATAGGTATCAGGAAACAACCAGCCTTCGAGGCGCGCAACACTCAACCCGAGACGCTCGATGATCTGCGCCTCGCTAAGCCCGCTGGTCTCGTGCAGCAGATCCGGATGGCTATCCAGCCGGGCTCGCCATTGCCGGAAAGTCCAGCCTTCGACCAGCGTCAGATCGCCCTGCGACACTTTGCCCAAGGTCAATTTCTCGAGTAGCTGTAGCGGCGTTACGCCCTGATGCACGGCATAGCTACCGGCCTTGATACCGGTTTCAGCGCGGTGAAACCGGGCCAGCAAGGTCAGCAGCGACGGCCTTATCTCGATCCCGGCCTCCTGCATCTGGACAATCGCCGAGCGCAGACTGCTGCCGGCGACAATCCGGAAATCGAGCGGTGAAGCGCGCAGCGTCAGCGGTTGTTTGGCCCACCACCAGACGCCGCCGCCAA harbors:
- the mltG gene encoding endolytic transglycosylase MltG → MRPLLKALFLICLVSGALGGGVWWWAKQPLTLRASPLDFRIVAGSSLRSAIVQMQEAGIEIRPSLLTLLARFHRAETGIKAGSYAVHQGVTPLQLLEKLTLGKVSQGDLTLVEGWTFRQWRARLDSHPDLLHETSGLSEAQIIERLGLSVARLEGWLFPDTYLFDKQSSDLELLARAIRAMQRRLDEEWAGRADNLPYRSPHDALVMASIIEKETGRESDRTQVAAVFVNRLRKGMALQTDPTVIYGVGESFDGNLRKRDLQTDTPYNTYTRAGLPPTPIAMPGLASLRAALHPAASDALYFVARGDGSSEFSRTLDEHNSAVNKFQKGGK